In Lagopus muta isolate bLagMut1 chromosome 6, bLagMut1 primary, whole genome shotgun sequence, one DNA window encodes the following:
- the G2E3 gene encoding G2/M phase-specific E3 ubiquitin-protein ligase isoform X2: MSENNFDIQSPPCVLCGRTDNCPEKYGEKRTYVEYNLTLHNYCLLMSSGIWQRGEEDEGIDGFLIEDIRKEVNRAARLVCNICRKKGASIGCVAPKCKRSYHFPCGLQKECVFQFMEDFRCAVCNNKDKFQKEMLRMGIHIPEKDASWELEDNAYQDLLQCYQHCDIRRCLCKNGRDYNKPDSKWEIKRCQSCGSRGTHLACSSIKSWEQNWDCVECRSIFAKGKYSKGKKHSLAPSEKMDGTACLLEEPSPKLPRQSPGSQHNRLLQSPKIMCQNHLSPCSLLELPTSNRVAMSLSPLMSNRNRSLRKKHLRVQRKEASNVLKELKHQINTKTTRLNINTENVWKSALKGFRQRNFRPTNTIEVKFTNCKNSIKADSFTGSKHLFFQLLMLHIQNSSLFEGSSAKNLSVDPQALKENLYFEAGKMIAVSLVHGGPSPGFFSKVLFDCLVYGPENVKPNLDDVADAGVAQTINKIKYSETLSSLQSTVHDCHDFLAAAGCLRPVTALHDKDMLVNDLLIHHVIKRITSPLESFRQGLKTLGVLEKMEMHPDAFSSLFCHKPENLSAEALCDLFTIHRSPDVNEIGGADFWMGYLQDVESGESVVTLQDILFFVTGCSSIPPIGFDPEPTIKFLPVHYPVGNRLLNCLELPITRTYENFKNKMEFTIRNTLRGERE, from the exons ATGAGTGAGAATAATTTTGACATTCAAAGCCCAC CTTGTGTTCTCTGTGGACGGACAGATAACTGCCCTGAAAAGTATGGAGAAAAAAGGACCTATGTAGAATATAATCTCACTCTTCATAATTACTGTTTG TTGATGTCAAGTGGCATTTGGCAGAGGGGGGAAGAAGATGAAGGTATAGATGGATTTTTGATCGAAGATATTAGGAAAGAAGTTAACAGAGCTGCAAGACTG GTGTGTAATATCTGCAGGAAAAAGGGTGCTTCAATTGGATGTGTGGCTCCCAAATGTAAGCGAAGTTACCATTTTCCTTGTGGGTTACAAAAGGAATGTGTTTTTCAGTTCATGGAAGACTTCAG gtGTGCAGTATGTAATAACAAGGataaatttcagaaagaaatgttgaGAATGGGCATACACATTCCAGAGAA GGATGCATCTTGGGAACTTGAGGACAATGCTTATCAAGACCTACTGCAGTGTTATCAACACTGTGACATTAGAAGATGTCTCTGCAAGAATGGAAGAGACTATAACAAACCTGATAG taaGTGGGAAATAAAGCGTTGTCAGTCTTGTGGTTCCCGTGGAACTCACTTGGCCTGTTCATCCATTAAATCATGGGAGCAAAACTGGGACTGTGTGGAATGCAGAAGCATCTTTGCAAAAG GGAAAtacagcaaagggaaaaagcatTCTTTGGCTCCCTCAGAAAAGATGGATGGGACAGCTTGTTTGCTGGAAGAGCCATCTCCAAAGCTCCCTCGGCAGTCACCTGGATCTCAACACAACCGTCTTCTCCA ATCACCAAAGATAATGTGCCAGAACCACTTGTCACCCTGCTCACTCCTAGAACTTCCAACATCCAATAGAGTGGCAATGTCCTTATCTCCACTGATGTCAAACAGGAACCGCTCCCTAAGGAAAAa GCATTTAAGAGTGCAAAGAAAGGAAGCTTCTAATGTACTGAAGGAGTTAAAGCATCAAATTAATACAAAAACTACAAGGCTTAACATCAATACAGAAAATGTCTGGAAGAGTGCTTTAAAAGGATTTAGACAGCGTAACTTCAGACCTACAAACACCATTGAAGTGAAGTTCACAAACTGCAAAAACAGTATAAAAGCAGATTCTTTTACTGGctcaaaacatcttttcttccaGCTACTAATGCTTCATATTCAGAATTCATCATTGTTTGAGGGCTCTTCTGCAAAGAACTTGTCGGTTGACCCTCAAG ctCTAAAAGAGAACCTGTATTTTGAAGCTGGCAAAATGATTGCAGTTTCTCTAGTTCATGGTGGCCCATCTCCTGGtttcttttccaaagtattGTTTGATTGTCTTGTCTATGGTCCAGAGAATGTGAAGCCAAACTTGGATGATGTTGCTGATGCTGGTGTAGCACAGACAATAAATAAG ATAAAATATTCAGAGACTCTGTCCAGCCTACAGTCAACCGTGCATGACTGCCATGacttccttgctgctgctggatgttTAAGACCTGTAACAGCTTTGCATGATAAGGATATGCTTGTGAATGACTTACTGATCCATCATGTAATCAAGAGAATTACTTCACCTTTGgaaag TTTTAGGCAAGGTTTGAAAACTCTTGGTGTGctagagaaaatggaaatgcatcCGGATGCTTTTTCTAGCTTATTTTGCCACAAACCTGAAAACCTTTCTGCAGAAGCTCTCTGTGATCTCTTTACAATCCATCGCTCACCAGATGTAAACGAAATTGGAGGTGCTGATTTTTGGATGGGTTATTTGCAAGATGTGGAAA gtGGTGAGTCTGTAGTGACATTACAGGATATTCTATTCTTCGTAACTGGTTGTTCTTCTATACCGCCTATTGGTTTTGATCCTGAACCTACTATTAAATTTCTGCCTGTACATTATCCCGTTGGAAACAGACTCTTAAATTGCTTAGAACTCCCAATAACAAGGACAtatgagaattttaaaaataaaatggaattcaCTATCAGAAACACATTAAGAGGCGagagagaataa
- the G2E3 gene encoding G2/M phase-specific E3 ubiquitin-protein ligase isoform X3, which translates to MSSGIWQRGEEDEGIDGFLIEDIRKEVNRAARLVCNICRKKGASIGCVAPKCKRSYHFPCGLQKECVFQFMEDFRSYCWEHKPVQIFSDKESREPSQCTICLDLVEHLPLYSVLRSPCCKNTWFHRECLQYQALSAGIFFFRCAVCNNKDKFQKEMLRMGIHIPEKDASWELEDNAYQDLLQCYQHCDIRRCLCKNGRDYNKPDSKWEIKRCQSCGSRGTHLACSSIKSWEQNWDCVECRSIFAKGKYSKGKKHSLAPSEKMDGTACLLEEPSPKLPRQSPGSQHNRLLQSPKIMCQNHLSPCSLLELPTSNRVAMSLSPLMSNRNRSLRKKHLRVQRKEASNVLKELKHQINTKTTRLNINTENVWKSALKGFRQRNFRPTNTIEVKFTNCKNSIKADSFTGSKHLFFQLLMLHIQNSSLFEGSSAKNLSVDPQALKENLYFEAGKMIAVSLVHGGPSPGFFSKVLFDCLVYGPENVKPNLDDVADAGVAQTINKIKYSETLSSLQSTVHDCHDFLAAAGCLRPVTALHDKDMLVNDLLIHHVIKRITSPLESFRQGLKTLGVLEKMEMHPDAFSSLFCHKPENLSAEALCDLFTIHRSPDVNEIGGADFWMGYLQDVESGESVVTLQDILFFVTGCSSIPPIGFDPEPTIKFLPVHYPVGNRLLNCLELPITRTYENFKNKMEFTIRNTLRGERE; encoded by the exons ATGTCAAGTGGCATTTGGCAGAGGGGGGAAGAAGATGAAGGTATAGATGGATTTTTGATCGAAGATATTAGGAAAGAAGTTAACAGAGCTGCAAGACTG GTGTGTAATATCTGCAGGAAAAAGGGTGCTTCAATTGGATGTGTGGCTCCCAAATGTAAGCGAAGTTACCATTTTCCTTGTGGGTTACAAAAGGAATGTGTTTTTCAGTTCATGGAAGACTTCAG ATCTTACTGTTGGGAACATAAACCAGTTCAAATCTTTTCGGATAAAGAATCTAGAGAACCTTCGCAGTGTACAATATGCCTGGATTTGGTTGAACATCTTCCACTGTACAGTGTGTTGAGAAGTCCTTGTTGTAAAAATACTTGGTTTCATCGAGAATGCTTGCAG TATCAAGCTTTGAGTGCtgggatatttttctttaggtGTGCAGTATGTAATAACAAGGataaatttcagaaagaaatgttgaGAATGGGCATACACATTCCAGAGAA GGATGCATCTTGGGAACTTGAGGACAATGCTTATCAAGACCTACTGCAGTGTTATCAACACTGTGACATTAGAAGATGTCTCTGCAAGAATGGAAGAGACTATAACAAACCTGATAG taaGTGGGAAATAAAGCGTTGTCAGTCTTGTGGTTCCCGTGGAACTCACTTGGCCTGTTCATCCATTAAATCATGGGAGCAAAACTGGGACTGTGTGGAATGCAGAAGCATCTTTGCAAAAG GGAAAtacagcaaagggaaaaagcatTCTTTGGCTCCCTCAGAAAAGATGGATGGGACAGCTTGTTTGCTGGAAGAGCCATCTCCAAAGCTCCCTCGGCAGTCACCTGGATCTCAACACAACCGTCTTCTCCA ATCACCAAAGATAATGTGCCAGAACCACTTGTCACCCTGCTCACTCCTAGAACTTCCAACATCCAATAGAGTGGCAATGTCCTTATCTCCACTGATGTCAAACAGGAACCGCTCCCTAAGGAAAAa GCATTTAAGAGTGCAAAGAAAGGAAGCTTCTAATGTACTGAAGGAGTTAAAGCATCAAATTAATACAAAAACTACAAGGCTTAACATCAATACAGAAAATGTCTGGAAGAGTGCTTTAAAAGGATTTAGACAGCGTAACTTCAGACCTACAAACACCATTGAAGTGAAGTTCACAAACTGCAAAAACAGTATAAAAGCAGATTCTTTTACTGGctcaaaacatcttttcttccaGCTACTAATGCTTCATATTCAGAATTCATCATTGTTTGAGGGCTCTTCTGCAAAGAACTTGTCGGTTGACCCTCAAG ctCTAAAAGAGAACCTGTATTTTGAAGCTGGCAAAATGATTGCAGTTTCTCTAGTTCATGGTGGCCCATCTCCTGGtttcttttccaaagtattGTTTGATTGTCTTGTCTATGGTCCAGAGAATGTGAAGCCAAACTTGGATGATGTTGCTGATGCTGGTGTAGCACAGACAATAAATAAG ATAAAATATTCAGAGACTCTGTCCAGCCTACAGTCAACCGTGCATGACTGCCATGacttccttgctgctgctggatgttTAAGACCTGTAACAGCTTTGCATGATAAGGATATGCTTGTGAATGACTTACTGATCCATCATGTAATCAAGAGAATTACTTCACCTTTGgaaag TTTTAGGCAAGGTTTGAAAACTCTTGGTGTGctagagaaaatggaaatgcatcCGGATGCTTTTTCTAGCTTATTTTGCCACAAACCTGAAAACCTTTCTGCAGAAGCTCTCTGTGATCTCTTTACAATCCATCGCTCACCAGATGTAAACGAAATTGGAGGTGCTGATTTTTGGATGGGTTATTTGCAAGATGTGGAAA gtGGTGAGTCTGTAGTGACATTACAGGATATTCTATTCTTCGTAACTGGTTGTTCTTCTATACCGCCTATTGGTTTTGATCCTGAACCTACTATTAAATTTCTGCCTGTACATTATCCCGTTGGAAACAGACTCTTAAATTGCTTAGAACTCCCAATAACAAGGACAtatgagaattttaaaaataaaatggaattcaCTATCAGAAACACATTAAGAGGCGagagagaataa
- the G2E3 gene encoding G2/M phase-specific E3 ubiquitin-protein ligase isoform X1, translating into MSENNFDIQSPPCVLCGRTDNCPEKYGEKRTYVEYNLTLHNYCLLMSSGIWQRGEEDEGIDGFLIEDIRKEVNRAARLVCNICRKKGASIGCVAPKCKRSYHFPCGLQKECVFQFMEDFRSYCWEHKPVQIFSDKESREPSQCTICLDLVEHLPLYSVLRSPCCKNTWFHRECLQYQALSAGIFFFRCAVCNNKDKFQKEMLRMGIHIPEKDASWELEDNAYQDLLQCYQHCDIRRCLCKNGRDYNKPDSKWEIKRCQSCGSRGTHLACSSIKSWEQNWDCVECRSIFAKGKYSKGKKHSLAPSEKMDGTACLLEEPSPKLPRQSPGSQHNRLLQSPKIMCQNHLSPCSLLELPTSNRVAMSLSPLMSNRNRSLRKKHLRVQRKEASNVLKELKHQINTKTTRLNINTENVWKSALKGFRQRNFRPTNTIEVKFTNCKNSIKADSFTGSKHLFFQLLMLHIQNSSLFEGSSAKNLSVDPQALKENLYFEAGKMIAVSLVHGGPSPGFFSKVLFDCLVYGPENVKPNLDDVADAGVAQTINKIKYSETLSSLQSTVHDCHDFLAAAGCLRPVTALHDKDMLVNDLLIHHVIKRITSPLESFRQGLKTLGVLEKMEMHPDAFSSLFCHKPENLSAEALCDLFTIHRSPDVNEIGGADFWMGYLQDVESGESVVTLQDILFFVTGCSSIPPIGFDPEPTIKFLPVHYPVGNRLLNCLELPITRTYENFKNKMEFTIRNTLRGERE; encoded by the exons ATGAGTGAGAATAATTTTGACATTCAAAGCCCAC CTTGTGTTCTCTGTGGACGGACAGATAACTGCCCTGAAAAGTATGGAGAAAAAAGGACCTATGTAGAATATAATCTCACTCTTCATAATTACTGTTTG TTGATGTCAAGTGGCATTTGGCAGAGGGGGGAAGAAGATGAAGGTATAGATGGATTTTTGATCGAAGATATTAGGAAAGAAGTTAACAGAGCTGCAAGACTG GTGTGTAATATCTGCAGGAAAAAGGGTGCTTCAATTGGATGTGTGGCTCCCAAATGTAAGCGAAGTTACCATTTTCCTTGTGGGTTACAAAAGGAATGTGTTTTTCAGTTCATGGAAGACTTCAG ATCTTACTGTTGGGAACATAAACCAGTTCAAATCTTTTCGGATAAAGAATCTAGAGAACCTTCGCAGTGTACAATATGCCTGGATTTGGTTGAACATCTTCCACTGTACAGTGTGTTGAGAAGTCCTTGTTGTAAAAATACTTGGTTTCATCGAGAATGCTTGCAG TATCAAGCTTTGAGTGCtgggatatttttctttaggtGTGCAGTATGTAATAACAAGGataaatttcagaaagaaatgttgaGAATGGGCATACACATTCCAGAGAA GGATGCATCTTGGGAACTTGAGGACAATGCTTATCAAGACCTACTGCAGTGTTATCAACACTGTGACATTAGAAGATGTCTCTGCAAGAATGGAAGAGACTATAACAAACCTGATAG taaGTGGGAAATAAAGCGTTGTCAGTCTTGTGGTTCCCGTGGAACTCACTTGGCCTGTTCATCCATTAAATCATGGGAGCAAAACTGGGACTGTGTGGAATGCAGAAGCATCTTTGCAAAAG GGAAAtacagcaaagggaaaaagcatTCTTTGGCTCCCTCAGAAAAGATGGATGGGACAGCTTGTTTGCTGGAAGAGCCATCTCCAAAGCTCCCTCGGCAGTCACCTGGATCTCAACACAACCGTCTTCTCCA ATCACCAAAGATAATGTGCCAGAACCACTTGTCACCCTGCTCACTCCTAGAACTTCCAACATCCAATAGAGTGGCAATGTCCTTATCTCCACTGATGTCAAACAGGAACCGCTCCCTAAGGAAAAa GCATTTAAGAGTGCAAAGAAAGGAAGCTTCTAATGTACTGAAGGAGTTAAAGCATCAAATTAATACAAAAACTACAAGGCTTAACATCAATACAGAAAATGTCTGGAAGAGTGCTTTAAAAGGATTTAGACAGCGTAACTTCAGACCTACAAACACCATTGAAGTGAAGTTCACAAACTGCAAAAACAGTATAAAAGCAGATTCTTTTACTGGctcaaaacatcttttcttccaGCTACTAATGCTTCATATTCAGAATTCATCATTGTTTGAGGGCTCTTCTGCAAAGAACTTGTCGGTTGACCCTCAAG ctCTAAAAGAGAACCTGTATTTTGAAGCTGGCAAAATGATTGCAGTTTCTCTAGTTCATGGTGGCCCATCTCCTGGtttcttttccaaagtattGTTTGATTGTCTTGTCTATGGTCCAGAGAATGTGAAGCCAAACTTGGATGATGTTGCTGATGCTGGTGTAGCACAGACAATAAATAAG ATAAAATATTCAGAGACTCTGTCCAGCCTACAGTCAACCGTGCATGACTGCCATGacttccttgctgctgctggatgttTAAGACCTGTAACAGCTTTGCATGATAAGGATATGCTTGTGAATGACTTACTGATCCATCATGTAATCAAGAGAATTACTTCACCTTTGgaaag TTTTAGGCAAGGTTTGAAAACTCTTGGTGTGctagagaaaatggaaatgcatcCGGATGCTTTTTCTAGCTTATTTTGCCACAAACCTGAAAACCTTTCTGCAGAAGCTCTCTGTGATCTCTTTACAATCCATCGCTCACCAGATGTAAACGAAATTGGAGGTGCTGATTTTTGGATGGGTTATTTGCAAGATGTGGAAA gtGGTGAGTCTGTAGTGACATTACAGGATATTCTATTCTTCGTAACTGGTTGTTCTTCTATACCGCCTATTGGTTTTGATCCTGAACCTACTATTAAATTTCTGCCTGTACATTATCCCGTTGGAAACAGACTCTTAAATTGCTTAGAACTCCCAATAACAAGGACAtatgagaattttaaaaataaaatggaattcaCTATCAGAAACACATTAAGAGGCGagagagaataa